The window TTGACACCGAGTTCCATCAGACCATGCCGGAAAAGGCGTTCATGTATCCGCTCCCCAAGGAGCTGTACAAGGAATACCGCATTCGCAAATACGGTTTCCACGGCACCTCTCACAAGTACGTCACCCGTCTGGCAGCCCAGCACCTGGGCAAGCAGGTGGAAGAGGTCAACTTGATCACCCTGCACCTTGGCAATGGATGCTCCATGGCTGCCGTGAAGAACGGCAAGTGCGTGGACACCACCATGGGCATGACCCCGCTGGCTGGCCTCATGATGGGCTCCCGCAGCGGTGATATTGATCCGGCCATCATCTCCTTCCTCGCCGAGAACCGAGGCGACTCCGTTGCCGACATCGACAAGATGCTCAACAAGGAAAGCGGTCTGATCGGTCTGTGTGGCATGAGTGACATGCGCGATATCCACGCCGCCTGTGAGCAGGGTAACGAAGATGCACAGCTCGCCTTTGAGATGTTTGCCTACCGCATCAAGAAGACCATCGGCTCCTACTTCGCTGTTCTCGGCGATGTGGATGCCATCATCTTTACCGCCGGCATTGGCGAGAACGACGACATTGCCCGTGCAGCCGTGTGCGAAGGCATGGAGCGTTTCGGCCTGACTCTGGATGCCGAGGAAAATGCCACCCGCAAGCCTGGTGTCCGTGAAATTCAGGCAGGCAACAGCGGCGTGCCCATCCTGATTGTTCCCACCGATGAAGAGTTGGAAATTGCTCAGGCTACCGTGAAGGTGGTCAAGGCATAGCTCTGACCGAAGTAATTAAAAAAGCCCCGGGCGGAATATCCGTTCGGGGCTTTTTCTTTGGAGGCTAATCAAGCATGTCCCTGAGGACGTCGATTCCTGTGCCGTCTTTGGCGCTGGTTGGGACGATGGTACGTGCCCCCGCATTTCTGAGAAATAGCTCGGCTCGTTCTGCGTTGGCGTTCGGAGCGTCCATCTTGGAGATCACGCCCACAACGGGACGATTGAAGATGGGTGCGAACAGTGGCGGGAAAAGGCTGGTGTTGCGGGTAGCGTCCTGCACCATGATGAGGGTGTCGCAGTCGGCAGAGGAGGTGATCAGCGCATGGTAGTAGCGGCTGTTTTCCAGAAACTCGCCCGGTGTGTTGATGAAGTCGCCAAAGTACTCGACGGCCATGGCCCGGTGAGAGTGGAATTCCTCTCCCGAGAGCGCCCTGATCAGGCTGCTCTTGCCTGCCCGGGTTTCACCTATGAGCATCGTCTTTTTCATGACAGAGGTTGGCTAGGAGCGGGTGAGTTCCACGGAAGTGTACTTGAGGACATCCTCAAAGTATTCGAGCGCGGCCCGCAGGGATGCTTCCACGCTCGCCACATCGCCAGTGAAGAGCAGGGAACCGCCGAAACGGTCCAGGAATCCGATCTCAACGGAGGCAGCCTTGGTGGCGACGTCGGCGGCAATGATCACACCCTCGCTGGGGGTGATGGTCATGATGCCGATGGCGCCAGTGGTTTCATTGTCGAGACCGAGCTTCAGGTAGATGTCGCGCTGGGGGCTGGCGATGAGATGGGCAAGCGTAACCTGCTTGCCCGGTACATATTCCTGAATGATCCGCTGTTTGGTTTCTTCCGGTTGGTAGGACATTAT of the Pseudodesulfovibrio sp. zrk46 genome contains:
- a CDS encoding acetate kinase, coding for MKILVINCGSSSLKYQLRDMDKEMVVASGLVERIGQENGAITQKNTTKGEEQKFSETLPVVDHDAAMSLVADRLTNDEWGVIASLDEIDAVGHRIVQGGDVFQNPVLITEEVKETIRSFVPLAPLHNPAHLMGIDAAIKLLPEVPEVAVFDTEFHQTMPEKAFMYPLPKELYKEYRIRKYGFHGTSHKYVTRLAAQHLGKQVEEVNLITLHLGNGCSMAAVKNGKCVDTTMGMTPLAGLMMGSRSGDIDPAIISFLAENRGDSVADIDKMLNKESGLIGLCGMSDMRDIHAACEQGNEDAQLAFEMFAYRIKKTIGSYFAVLGDVDAIIFTAGIGENDDIARAAVCEGMERFGLTLDAEENATRKPGVREIQAGNSGVPILIVPTDEELEIAQATVKVVKA
- a CDS encoding EutP/PduV family microcompartment system protein; this translates as MLIGETRAGKSSLIRALSGEEFHSHRAMAVEYFGDFINTPGEFLENSRYYHALITSSADCDTLIMVQDATRNTSLFPPLFAPIFNRPVVGVISKMDAPNANAERAELFLRNAGARTIVPTSAKDGTGIDVLRDMLD
- a CDS encoding BMC domain-containing protein — protein: MSYQPEETKQRIIQEYVPGKQVTLAHLIASPQRDIYLKLGLDNETTGAIGIMTITPSEGVIIAADVATKAASVEIGFLDRFGGSLLFTGDVASVEASLRAALEYFEDVLKYTSVELTRS